Within the Nitratireductor basaltis genome, the region GCTTGACGATAACGGCGCAGTAGAGGCTCGGGCCAGGCTCACCATTGCCCATCGGCTTGCCGGGCATGGTACCGGCAACGACGACCGAGTAGGGTGGCACCTCACCATAGAAGATTTCGCCGGTAGTGCGATCGACGATCTTGGTAGACTTGCCGATATAGACGCCCATACCAAGGACTGCACCTTCGCGGATGATGCAGCCTTCAACCACTTCCGAGCGTGCACCGATGAAGCAGTGGTCCTCGATGATGGTCGGACCGGCCTGCATCGGCTCCAGAACACCGCCAATACCGACACCACCGGACAGATGCACATTCTCACCGATCTGCGCACAGGAGCCGACGGTAGCCCAGGTATCGACCATGGTGCCCTTGCCGACATAGGCGCCGAGATTGACGAAGGAGGGCATCAGAACAACGCCGGGTGCAATATAGGCCGAGCGGCGAACCACGCAGTTGGGAACGGCGCGGAAACCTGCATCCTGAAACGCATTGGCATCCCAGCCATCGAACTTGGAGGGCACCTTGTCCCACCAGGTGCTGTCGCCGGGGCCGCCCTTGATGACTTCCATCGGATTGAGGCGGAAGGACAGGAGCACGGCTTTCTTCAGCCACTGATTGACCTTCCAGTCACCATTGTCCTGACGTTCGGCAACGCGTGCCTTGCCAGAGTCGAGCAGCAGAAGCGACTCTTCAACGGCGTCGCGGATCTCGCCGCGGGTATCCGTGCTGATACCGTCGCGCGCCTCGAAGGCGTCTTCGATGATCTTTTCGAGTGCGGCGACATCTGTGCTCGGCATACTTGCGGCTCCATTTAACAAGCTGATAAGGGCTCGGGCCATAGTCTTTTAAACGACACCCGAAGGCCGCGCGGAAACTATGCGAAGCATTGATGGGGGTCAATCACAGGATGCGCGACGGGGCCGCGCCAAATGCCGGAGATCGACGATTTGACCGACCGCGAAGACAATAATGGCTGGACGCCGCTTCCTCATTCCGATGAAGACCTGAAGCGCGCGCGAAGCGTGCCCGACACCCCGCAGACGCGCTCCGACACCTATCGCCTTGCCTGGGATGACGAAGACTTCATGACCCAGCGCGAGCTGCGCCCCGTGCGCCTGCAGCTCGAATTGCTCAAGCCGGAGATGGTTCTGGCCGAGCGTGGTATCCGCTCAACCGTCATCCTGTTCGGCGGCGCGCGCCTGCCCGAACCGGGCGGCGATGCATGGGCTGCGAAGAACGAGGTCCAGAAGGAAAACCTCACAAAGCTCAGCCGCTATTATGATGAGGCACGCAATTTTGCCCGCCTCTGCTCGGAACAGTCGGCGAAGTCCTATTACCGTGAATATGTGGTGGTCACCGGTGGTGGCCCCGGCGTTATGGAAGCCGGCAATCGCGGTGCGTCTGATTGCGGCGCGCCCTCCATCGGCCTCAACATCGTGCTGCCGCATGAGCAGGCGCCAAACCTTTATGTCACGCCGGAGCTCTGCTTCAACTTCCACTATTTCGCAATCCGCAAGATGCATTTCATGATGCGGGCGAAAGCCGTGGCGGTTTTTCCCGGCGGCTTCGGCACGATGGACGAGCTTTTCGAGACGCTCACCCTCATCCAGACCGGTCGCATGGAACGTGTTCCCGTGCTGCTCTTCGGAAAGGCCTTCTGGGAAGGTGCCATCGATATCGGCTTCCTGGCCGAACAAGGCACCATCTCGCCTGAAGACGACAAGCTGATAACCTTTGTCGACACGGCCGAAGAGGCCTGGAACGCGATTGCGACGTTCTATGAGCTTTGAATTGAGCGGGTGCGTCATTCTAAACCGTCGCGCCCCAAAACGGTTCAGGCTAGAAGCAGTCCCATGAAGACCCGGGCAGAAGCGCAAAGCTGGTTCGCACAGCTTCGAAGCGACCGCGCTTTGTTCGCGGTGGTGGGGCTTTTTGCGCTTTTTCTCTCGGCGCTGCAGCCAGCGGTCGCGGCGGCCAACGAGCCCTATCGCGACCTCATGGTCATCTGCCACCCGCTGGGTGATGTCGGTCCGCTTTCCCAGGAACAGGAACCAGACTGTCCGCTTTGCCCCACGGGTCATTTGTGCGGCAACTCGCTGGTCGCCATTGATCGGCAGGAACTGCCGGGTGCTACTATCAGACAGTCGGCGACGAAATCTCTCTTCGCCGAGGCAACAGCGCCGCAATCGCGATATCAGGCAACACCTCCGCCGATCAGAGGGCCCCCTTTCCTTTCGTGATGCTCATGCAGCCTGAGGGCTGTCGATATCCTCTGACATCATCACGAAAGGGCATTTTGATGCACCGTAAACTTATCGCCGCAGCCGCGGCCTGCACCACCGCGTTCATCGCTACCACCTCTGCCTTCGCTCACGTTTCGCTCGTCGAGCGGGAAGCTGCTCCCGGCAGTTTCAAAGCCGTTCTTGCCATTCCGCACGGTTGCGAGGGCGAAGCGACCAACAGCGTCGAAGTCCGTATCCCGGAAGGTTTCGTGAGCGTGAAGCCGATGCCGAATGCCGGCTGGACGATCAGCATACAGACGGGCGATTACGACCAGACCTACACGGTCCATGGGCGCGAGGTGTCGTCAGGCGTAAAGGTCGTCAAATGGGAAGGTGGTGCACTTGAAAATGCGCATTACGACGAGTTTGTCCTGAGAGGTATCGTTGCCGGTGAACCCGGCACGGTCCTGTATTTCGACACGATCCAGCATTGCGCTTCCGGCACGGAAGAATGGGTGGAGCATCCGGCAGAGGGTCAGGACCCGCATGAGCTGGAAGGTCCAGCACCATCACTGACCATCGTCGCGGGCAATGACAGCCATGCTCATCACGGGCACGGTGCGCCTGGTGCTGAAGCCGGGCTTTTGGCGGGCTCCATCAGCATCGAGGAGCCGTGGGCGCGCGCAATGTTGCCGGGCCAGCCTGCCGGTGGTGCATGGATCAACCTGACAAATATCGGCGAGGAGGATGATCGCCTGATCTCCCTGTCTTCGCCTGTAGCCGAGAAGGTCGAGGTGCATATGATGGAAGTCGTCGAGGATGTGATGACCATGCGCCCGCTAGAAGAAGCGCTTGTGGTGCCTGCGGGCGAAACCATCACCATGCATCCCGGCGGTTTGCATCTGATGTTCATGCAGGTCACCGAGCCCTTCAAGGAAGGCGAGAGTGTTCCGCTCACGCTCGAATTCGAAAAGGCGGGCAAGGTTGAGCTGGAACTGCCGGTGAAGCCTGCAAATCACGGTCGCGGATCCGGTGGCCACGACCACAAGCACTGACAAACAAATCCGGTCGGGTGCCCTGCCCCGGCCGGAACGCTTGTGCCGTGGGCGCGTTCTTGCTCCATCCCCCGACAATGGAGTTGCACCATGGCCAACAGCACACCAGACGACGACATGATGGAAAGCCAGCAGTCCAAGGATCTCGGCCACGCCACCAAGTCCCAGCCCGATAAGGCAAAGGACGCCGAGAAGGAGACTGATCTGAACCAGATAGAGGACGACGCACGCGCAAATCGCGGCATCGGCTCCGAGACGATCGGAGAACGCGACAGCGAGACGCGGAAAAACCTGGAAGAAGCGGCTGCGAAGAACGACCGCAACCATTGAGGTCTCTTCGCAAACAAGAGCTACTACAGAATGTGTCAGGACGCGGTTTTTGCCGCGTCCTTTTTCATGATGGACTGCAGGAAGTCGGTCAGGTTGTCGGTGACGAAGTCGACATCATCCTTCTCGTCGGGATCGGATTCCCATATCTCGGAAAAGTCGGGCTCGAAATTGCGCGGTACAATCAGCACCGTGGTCATTCCAAGCTTCTTGGGCACACGCAGGTTGCGCGCGAGATCCTCGAACATGACGGCGTTGGGTCCGGCGACCTCGTGCAATTCGACAAAGCGGTCATAGGTCTTCTGCGCCGGTTTGGGGGTCAGATCCGCTGCAACGATGTCGAAGATGTCCTCGAAATGGTCGAGAATGCCAAGTTGTGCTGCCGTTCTTTCCGCATGTCCCCGGTCACCATTGGTGAAAATGAACTTGCGGCCGGGCAGCGCCTTGATCGCCTCACTTAAATCCGGATCGGGCTTCAGCCATGAGTAGTCGATGTCGTGGACGACGCGCAGGAAATCGTCAGGATCGACATTGAAGCGTTCGATCAGGCCGTTCAGCGTGGTGCCGTGGTCCCGGTACAGATCCTTCTGAAGCTTGCGCGCCTCGTCGGGCGGCATGTTCAGAAGCTCTGCCACATAGGCCGTCATCTTCTTGTCGATCTGCGAGAAGAGATTGCTGTGGTGTGGATAAAGTGTGTTGTCGAGGTCAAATACCCAGTCTGTGACATGGGCAAAGCGGGCTGGATCGGGGCGATTTGTCATGGTCGAACATATGGCAGTTTGCCGCTGATGTTTCAATTTTTACCGAAGCCGTAAAGGATACTGCAAAAACAGTATGCGAGGCTGCCTGTTCATTACGGGGAGCGGCAATGAAGCAGGTTTGGCTACAGTCGATAGCTGTGACGCTGATGGCGGTCATAGGATCGCTGCTGGTGTGCTGGGGCGTATTGGTGTTCGAGGGCAAGCCCCTCGACGGCGAAGTCGTACTTCTGAGCATGTTGAGCCCGGTGCTTCTCGGCTTTCCGATTGTCTTTTTCCTCCTGTACCAGAAGCGCAAGGTGCGCCTTGCGCATCTGGAGTTGAGCGCTGCACATGACGAGCTGGCTGCTGTTCATCGCCGGCTGGCAGAAAAGGCGCGGCGTGATGACCTGACGGGCCTGCTGAACCGCGGCGCCTTTGTCTCGGCGATCGATGCCACGCGCGGTCACAAGTCACGCGGTTGCCTGCTTGTCGTCGACGCCGACAATTTCAAGCAGATCAACGACAGCTTCGGTCACCTGGCGGGAGACGAAGCGCTGCGCCGCATATCGGCTGCAATACGTGAGAATGTGCGTCGCTCGGATTTCCAGGGTCGGCTGGGCGGAGAGGAATTCGGCATTTTCCTGTGCGGGGCCGATCTGGCGAATGCCTATATCATCGCCGAGCGCCTGCGTCAGGCAGTTGAAGCCATTGCCTTCGCTCCGCAGGGCAGGGAAATATTGCGGATGACGGTCAGCATCGGCATTGCCGATGCTCCCGCACCGGCAACATTCCCGGAGATCATGGCGAAGGCTGACAAGCGGCTCTATGAAGCCAAGGAGCGCGGACGCAACCGCGTTGTCATGTCTGCCGAACGTGACGCCGCCTGACAAATGAGAAAGAGCTGTACCGGTTTTCCCGCGTGCGGCTTGCATCATCTGGTGTCGGCATGATCTAGCCTTGGCTGATTTCATCAACCGGCCGGCATTTCATGGAACTCTGGATTCCCATCACCATAGGCGCCGCCTTCCTGCAGAATCTGCGCTCCGTTGGCCAGAAGCATCTCAAGGGCGTGATGGGATCGACAGGGGCCACCTTTGTGCGCTTTGGCTTCGGCCTGCCCTTTGCCGCCTTGTTCGTGGCGGTATTGCACCAGCTTTTCGCATTGCCGCTGCCGCGACTGAACAGCGGTTTCGCACTCTGGGTGGTCGTGGGTGGTCTCTCGCAGATCGGGGCCCAGTTCCTGCTTGTCTACCTGTTCTCGTTCCGCAATTTTGCGGTGGGCACCGCCTATTCACGTACCGAGCCGGCACAGGCGGCCTTGTTCGGGCTGATCTTTCTGGGCGAGCTTGCAAGCCTTGGCGCTTTCGCCGCCATCGCGATCACGGTGATCGGCGTGATGCTCATCTCCGTTGCGCATGTTCCCATGAACTGGCGAAATCTCGGGGCCTCGGTCGTCAGCCGCACCGCCCTTATCGGCCTGGCTTCGGGTACGCTTTTCGGCATTGCAGCCGTCGCCTATCGCGCAGCCTCGCTTTCCCTTGGCGGCCCGACTTTCATGATGCAGGCGGCAACCACGCTGCTCTCAACCATCACCTTTCAGACCATCGTCATGCTCGCCTGGATGCTGTGGAAGGATCGCGGGGAACTTACCCGTATCAGGCAGGCCTGGAAGCCATCACTGTTCGTCGGCTTCGTGGGAGCCACCGCCTCGCTTGGCTGGTTTGCCGCAATGACGCTTCAGCAGGCTGCGGTAGTCAAGGCGCTGGCGCAGGTGGAGATGATCTTCACCTTTGCGGCTACCGTGTTCTTTTTTCGCGAACGGATAAACAGGACGGAAATCGCCGGCTGCGCGCTGATCGTCGCCGGCATTCTCCTGCTTGTCCTGATTTAAGCTTACGGCACGATAAGCGTGCCGGCACCATGCTCGGTGAACAGCTCAAGCAACACGGCATGAGCCGTCTTGCCGTTGAGGATGACAACACCTTCCACACCGCGTTCGATGGCCTCGATGCAGGTCTCGACCTTGGGGATCATGCCGCCGGAGATCGTGCCGTCCTTGATGAGGGCACGGGCCTCGGCCACCGTCAATTCGTCGATCAGGTTCTTGTCCTTGTCGAGAACGCCTGGAACGTCGGTCAGGAACAGAAGGCGCGATGCCTGGACCGCGCCGGCGATTGCTCCGGCAAATGTGTCGGCATTGATGTTGTAGGTATGGCCATCACGCCCGGGTGCGACAGGTGCGATCACCGGGATCATTTCCGAGCGCGCCAGAAGATCAAGCAGTGTGCGGTCGACCTCCACCGGCTCGCCGACGAAACCGAGGTCAAGCACGCGTTCAATATTGGAATCGGGATCGGTGACTGTCTTGCGCGCTTTTTCGGCGAAGACCATGTTGCCGTCCTTGCCGCAAAGGCCAATGGCCCACTCGCCCTCGGAGTTGATGAGCGCGACGATCTCCTTGTTGATCGAACCGGCCAGCACCATCTCCACGATTTCGACGGTGGAGCGGTCGGTCACGCGCAGACCGTTCTCGAATTTGGACTCGATGCCCATTTTCTGGAGCATCTTGCCGATCTGCGGGCCACCGCCATGGACAACGATCGGATTGACGCCGGACTGCTTCAAAAGCGCGATGTCGCGGGCAAAGGCACGGCCAAGTTCGGCGTCACCCATGGCATGGCCGCCATATTTCAGCACCACGGTCTTGTTCTCGTAGCGCTGCATGAAAGGAAGGGCTGCTGAAAGAATTCGGGCCTGTGCCTCTGCTGTGCCCGTGGTTTCCGACATGCTGCGCTCCCTCTTGGCCTCTGGCGAAATCGCCACGTCTCATATCCTATTCCCGCGCGGTGGCAAATGGCGCATTCGCATTCATCTTGCGTGCCAGCATTGCCAAAAGCAGGAAAGCTTCTATCTTTGCCGCTCATGGGGCCAGAAGAGATCACGAAACTGCTTGCCAGAACCGCGCTGCGAGACCGCAATGCGTTTGATCGGCTCTATCGCCTGACCAGTGCGAAACTTTTCGGCGTCTGCCTGCGTGTCTTGAAAGACAGGGCAGAGGCGGAAGAGGCATTGCAGGAAATCTATATCAAGATTTGGCACAAGGCAGACCGGTTCACGGCCAATGATCTGAGCCCGATCACCTGGCTTGTCGCGGTGGCACGCAACCACTGCATCGACCGCCTGCGCGCCAGGAAGAAGGG harbors:
- a CDS encoding DMT family transporter — translated: MELWIPITIGAAFLQNLRSVGQKHLKGVMGSTGATFVRFGFGLPFAALFVAVLHQLFALPLPRLNSGFALWVVVGGLSQIGAQFLLVYLFSFRNFAVGTAYSRTEPAQAALFGLIFLGELASLGAFAAIAITVIGVMLISVAHVPMNWRNLGASVVSRTALIGLASGTLFGIAAVAYRAASLSLGGPTFMMQAATTLLSTITFQTIVMLAWMLWKDRGELTRIRQAWKPSLFVGFVGATASLGWFAAMTLQQAAVVKALAQVEMIFTFAATVFFFRERINRTEIAGCALIVAGILLLVLI
- a CDS encoding sigma-70 family RNA polymerase sigma factor: MGPEEITKLLARTALRDRNAFDRLYRLTSAKLFGVCLRVLKDRAEAEEALQEIYIKIWHKADRFTANDLSPITWLVAVARNHCIDRLRARKKGNRPLDEAAEIADAAPGPEAQVAASGERRRIDGCLNELEAERALAVRGAYLDGETYAELAERFSVPLNTMRTWLRRSLLKLKDCLEA
- the argB gene encoding acetylglutamate kinase, which produces MSETTGTAEAQARILSAALPFMQRYENKTVVLKYGGHAMGDAELGRAFARDIALLKQSGVNPIVVHGGGPQIGKMLQKMGIESKFENGLRVTDRSTVEIVEMVLAGSINKEIVALINSEGEWAIGLCGKDGNMVFAEKARKTVTDPDSNIERVLDLGFVGEPVEVDRTLLDLLARSEMIPVIAPVAPGRDGHTYNINADTFAGAIAGAVQASRLLFLTDVPGVLDKDKNLIDELTVAEARALIKDGTISGGMIPKVETCIEAIERGVEGVVILNGKTAHAVLLELFTEHGAGTLIVP
- the dapD gene encoding 2,3,4,5-tetrahydropyridine-2,6-dicarboxylate N-succinyltransferase; amino-acid sequence: MPSTDVAALEKIIEDAFEARDGISTDTRGEIRDAVEESLLLLDSGKARVAERQDNGDWKVNQWLKKAVLLSFRLNPMEVIKGGPGDSTWWDKVPSKFDGWDANAFQDAGFRAVPNCVVRRSAYIAPGVVLMPSFVNLGAYVGKGTMVDTWATVGSCAQIGENVHLSGGVGIGGVLEPMQAGPTIIEDHCFIGARSEVVEGCIIREGAVLGMGVYIGKSTKIVDRTTGEIFYGEVPPYSVVVAGTMPGKPMGNGEPGPSLYCAVIVKRVDEKTRSKTSINELLRD
- a CDS encoding LOG family protein; this encodes MPEIDDLTDREDNNGWTPLPHSDEDLKRARSVPDTPQTRSDTYRLAWDDEDFMTQRELRPVRLQLELLKPEMVLAERGIRSTVILFGGARLPEPGGDAWAAKNEVQKENLTKLSRYYDEARNFARLCSEQSAKSYYREYVVVTGGGPGVMEAGNRGASDCGAPSIGLNIVLPHEQAPNLYVTPELCFNFHYFAIRKMHFMMRAKAVAVFPGGFGTMDELFETLTLIQTGRMERVPVLLFGKAFWEGAIDIGFLAEQGTISPEDDKLITFVDTAEEAWNAIATFYEL
- a CDS encoding GGDEF domain-containing protein, translated to MKQVWLQSIAVTLMAVIGSLLVCWGVLVFEGKPLDGEVVLLSMLSPVLLGFPIVFFLLYQKRKVRLAHLELSAAHDELAAVHRRLAEKARRDDLTGLLNRGAFVSAIDATRGHKSRGCLLVVDADNFKQINDSFGHLAGDEALRRISAAIRENVRRSDFQGRLGGEEFGIFLCGADLANAYIIAERLRQAVEAIAFAPQGREILRMTVSIGIADAPAPATFPEIMAKADKRLYEAKERGRNRVVMSAERDAA
- a CDS encoding pyrimidine 5'-nucleotidase; this translates as MTNRPDPARFAHVTDWVFDLDNTLYPHHSNLFSQIDKKMTAYVAELLNMPPDEARKLQKDLYRDHGTTLNGLIERFNVDPDDFLRVVHDIDYSWLKPDPDLSEAIKALPGRKFIFTNGDRGHAERTAAQLGILDHFEDIFDIVAADLTPKPAQKTYDRFVELHEVAGPNAVMFEDLARNLRVPKKLGMTTVLIVPRNFEPDFSEIWESDPDEKDDVDFVTDNLTDFLQSIMKKDAAKTAS
- a CDS encoding DUF1775 domain-containing protein translates to MHRKLIAAAAACTTAFIATTSAFAHVSLVEREAAPGSFKAVLAIPHGCEGEATNSVEVRIPEGFVSVKPMPNAGWTISIQTGDYDQTYTVHGREVSSGVKVVKWEGGALENAHYDEFVLRGIVAGEPGTVLYFDTIQHCASGTEEWVEHPAEGQDPHELEGPAPSLTIVAGNDSHAHHGHGAPGAEAGLLAGSISIEEPWARAMLPGQPAGGAWINLTNIGEEDDRLISLSSPVAEKVEVHMMEVVEDVMTMRPLEEALVVPAGETITMHPGGLHLMFMQVTEPFKEGESVPLTLEFEKAGKVELELPVKPANHGRGSGGHDHKH